A genomic segment from Rubrobacter tropicus encodes:
- a CDS encoding 2-oxoglutarate dehydrogenase E1 component: MERQSEYQFYGPNLGYVLELYERYREDPNSVDEGAREFFESWSPPRSNGANGSAATASRDLELDVEKAVGASKHVRHIRDFGHRAAKLDPLGSEPPGDPTLDPEFYRITDEDLEHLPPLIIGGPIAEKSATAREAVEKLRNLYCNTTGYDFGHVHDPDERFWLREAVESGRFYKRMEGDAAKRLLMRLTRIDTFEKFLHKSFLGQKRFSVEGNDMVVPMLNLLARRATEGGTPEMVLGMAHRGRLNVLAHVLDKSYSRIFGEFQQPDKGESSSAASRPGDAWVGDVKYHLGIRGYHLSDAEADEQVLVNLAPNPSHLEHVNPVVEGMARAAQEKRDNPGPPVRDEEASLPVLLHGDAAFPGEGVSAETLNLSRLPGYRTGGTIHIITNNQLGFTTERQDARSTTYASDLAKGFEIPVVHVNADDPEACLAATRLAYAYRERFHKDFLIDLIGYRRFGHNEGDEPAYTQPVMYQKIKDHPTVRELWAEEIEARGVITAEEAEQMVEEVFSRMEEVRRKPKDEVGDDDLETEQPRTPVVEVPETAVPAEKLVELNAALLERPEGFTPNSKLERLFQKTRANLGNEGEDRIDWAHAEALAFASLLSDGVPIRLTGQDSERGTFSQRHLVLHDEKVGEDYVPMQNIPQARASFAVHNSPLSEIAVMGFEYGYTMNADDALVLWEAQYGDFANVGQPMIDQFIVSGQAKWGQTSGLVMLLPHGYEGQGPEHSSARLERFLQLAAMENVRIANLTTAAQYFHLLRAHAQLKENKRPLIIMAPKSLLRHPMAGSGLKDLSEGRFRTVLDDEEARGRAENVERLILCSGKFYTELVGSDSREEDDSTAVVRIELLYPWPEESVREVIDGYPNLREVAWAQEEPANMGAWSFVRPRLEELLDGEAPLRYVGKPARPSPAQGSARYHKEEHAAIVREAFEENGDAGKDKETVEATQDRASAPSA, translated from the coding sequence GTGGAGAGACAATCGGAGTACCAGTTTTACGGGCCCAACCTGGGCTACGTGCTCGAGTTGTACGAGAGGTATCGCGAAGACCCGAACTCCGTGGACGAGGGGGCTCGGGAGTTCTTCGAGTCCTGGAGCCCGCCGCGGTCCAACGGGGCGAACGGGAGTGCCGCGACGGCGTCGCGGGATCTCGAGCTCGACGTCGAGAAGGCCGTCGGGGCCTCCAAGCACGTCAGGCACATCAGGGACTTCGGGCACAGGGCGGCCAAGCTCGACCCGCTGGGCAGCGAGCCGCCCGGCGACCCGACGCTCGACCCCGAGTTCTACAGGATCACGGACGAAGACCTGGAGCACCTGCCGCCCCTCATCATCGGCGGCCCCATAGCCGAGAAGAGCGCGACGGCCAGGGAGGCGGTGGAGAAGCTCAGGAACCTCTACTGCAACACGACGGGCTACGACTTCGGCCACGTCCACGACCCGGACGAGCGGTTCTGGCTCAGGGAGGCCGTCGAATCCGGGCGCTTCTACAAGCGCATGGAGGGCGACGCCGCCAAACGCCTGCTCATGCGCCTGACGCGCATAGACACCTTCGAGAAGTTCCTGCACAAGTCGTTTCTCGGCCAGAAGCGTTTCTCCGTCGAGGGCAACGACATGGTCGTGCCGATGCTCAACCTGCTCGCCCGCCGGGCCACCGAGGGCGGCACGCCCGAGATGGTGCTCGGCATGGCCCACCGCGGGCGCCTGAACGTGCTCGCCCACGTGCTGGACAAGTCCTACTCCAGGATCTTCGGCGAGTTCCAGCAGCCGGATAAGGGCGAGTCCTCCTCCGCCGCGAGCCGTCCGGGCGACGCCTGGGTGGGCGACGTGAAATACCACCTCGGCATCCGGGGCTACCACCTGAGCGACGCCGAGGCCGACGAGCAGGTCCTCGTCAACCTCGCGCCGAACCCGAGCCACCTCGAACACGTGAACCCCGTGGTAGAGGGCATGGCCCGCGCGGCGCAGGAGAAGCGCGACAACCCCGGCCCCCCGGTCAGGGACGAGGAGGCGTCGCTGCCGGTGCTCCTGCACGGCGACGCGGCGTTCCCGGGCGAGGGCGTCTCGGCCGAGACGCTCAACCTCAGCCGGCTGCCCGGTTACAGGACCGGCGGGACCATCCACATCATCACCAACAACCAGCTCGGGTTCACGACCGAGCGCCAGGACGCGCGCTCGACCACCTACGCGAGCGATCTCGCCAAGGGGTTCGAGATCCCGGTCGTCCACGTCAACGCCGACGACCCGGAGGCATGCCTGGCGGCGACCCGGCTGGCCTACGCTTACAGGGAGAGGTTCCACAAGGACTTCCTCATAGACCTGATCGGCTACAGAAGGTTCGGCCACAACGAGGGCGACGAGCCCGCCTACACGCAGCCGGTGATGTACCAGAAGATCAAAGACCATCCGACGGTGCGCGAGTTGTGGGCCGAAGAGATCGAGGCCAGGGGCGTCATCACGGCCGAGGAGGCCGAGCAGATGGTCGAGGAGGTCTTCTCCCGCATGGAGGAGGTCCGCCGGAAGCCCAAGGACGAGGTGGGCGACGACGACCTCGAGACCGAGCAGCCCCGCACCCCCGTCGTGGAGGTCCCCGAGACGGCCGTCCCGGCCGAGAAGCTCGTCGAGCTGAACGCCGCCCTCCTGGAGCGCCCCGAGGGCTTCACGCCGAACTCCAAGCTCGAGCGGCTCTTCCAGAAGACGCGGGCCAACCTAGGCAACGAGGGGGAGGACAGGATCGACTGGGCCCACGCCGAGGCGCTCGCCTTCGCCTCGCTGCTCTCCGACGGCGTCCCGATCCGGCTCACGGGCCAGGACTCCGAGCGCGGCACCTTCTCCCAGCGCCACCTCGTCCTGCATGACGAGAAGGTGGGCGAGGACTACGTCCCGATGCAGAACATCCCGCAGGCCAGGGCCTCCTTCGCCGTCCACAACAGCCCGCTCTCCGAGATAGCCGTGATGGGCTTCGAGTACGGCTACACGATGAACGCCGACGACGCGCTCGTTTTGTGGGAGGCCCAGTACGGGGACTTCGCGAACGTCGGACAGCCCATGATCGACCAGTTCATAGTCTCCGGCCAGGCCAAGTGGGGCCAGACCTCGGGCCTGGTAATGCTCCTGCCCCACGGCTACGAGGGGCAGGGCCCGGAGCACTCCAGCGCCAGGCTGGAGCGTTTCCTGCAGCTCGCGGCGATGGAGAACGTGCGGATCGCGAACCTTACGACCGCCGCCCAGTACTTCCACCTGCTCAGGGCGCACGCGCAGCTCAAGGAGAACAAGCGCCCGCTCATCATCATGGCGCCCAAGAGCCTGCTCCGGCACCCGATGGCGGGCTCCGGCCTCAAGGATCTCTCCGAGGGGCGTTTCCGGACAGTGCTCGACGACGAGGAGGCCAGGGGGCGTGCGGAGAACGTCGAGCGCCTGATCCTGTGCTCCGGCAAGTTCTACACGGAGCTCGTGGGGAGCGATTCCAGGGAGGAGGACGACTCGACCGCGGTGGTCAGGATCGAGCTCCTCTACCCCTGGCCCGAGGAGAGCGTTCGGGAGGTTATCGACGGCTATCCCAACCTGCGGGAGGTCGCCTGGGCGCAGGAGGAGCCCGCCAACATGGGCGCCTGGAGCTTCGTCCGGCCGCGCCTGGAGGAGCTTCTCGACGGGGAGGCGCCGCTCCGCTACGTCGGCAAGCCCGCCCGCCCGAGCCCGGCCCAGGGGTCGGCCAGGTACCACAAAGAAGAGCACGCGGCCATCGTGCGCGAGGCCTTCGAGGAGAACGGGGACGCGGGAAAAGACAAAGAGACCGTGGAGGCCACGCAGGACAGGGCCTCCGCCCCGAGCGCGTAG
- the odhB gene encoding 2-oxoglutarate dehydrogenase complex dihydrolipoyllysine-residue succinyltransferase translates to MADEIHVPELGESVADATVGRWLKQEGDAVSAGDALVELETDKINFEVEAEHDGVLESIAKAEGDTVTVGEVIGTLGEGNGSAPQQEAEEEASGEEEAAGEQPEPEAEAEQESQSAAEETNGHREDGGGRASPSVRKLAEEYGVQLAEVSGSGSGGRITREDVERLIRQQGATSAPEKPAEPEQDGKAQQPAPQPAAQNGRADLEERVRVSRRRQTIAQRLVESQQTAAMLTTFNEVDMSAVMALRKRRKESFQERTGARLGFMSFFAKAAIGALKAYPKVNAELQGNELVLKHYYDLGVAVSTDEGLVVPVVRDADRKSFAEIEGGIADLAVKAREGKLKLEDLTGGTFTITNGGIFGSLLSTPILTMPQVAILGMHKIQERPMVVDGEVQVRPMMYLALSYDHRVIDGAEAVGFLVRIKELIEDPESLLLEG, encoded by the coding sequence TTGGCGGATGAGATACACGTTCCGGAGCTCGGGGAGTCCGTCGCCGACGCGACCGTCGGGCGCTGGTTGAAGCAGGAGGGCGACGCCGTCTCGGCCGGAGACGCGCTCGTCGAGCTCGAAACGGACAAGATCAACTTCGAGGTGGAGGCCGAACACGACGGCGTCCTCGAGTCCATAGCGAAGGCCGAAGGCGACACGGTAACGGTCGGCGAGGTCATCGGAACTTTAGGCGAGGGCAACGGCTCGGCGCCGCAGCAGGAGGCCGAGGAAGAAGCCTCCGGCGAAGAAGAGGCGGCCGGGGAGCAGCCTGAGCCAGAGGCGGAAGCGGAGCAGGAGTCGCAGTCCGCAGCCGAGGAGACGAACGGACACAGGGAGGATGGGGGCGGGCGGGCCTCGCCCTCCGTGCGGAAGCTGGCCGAGGAGTACGGGGTCCAGCTGGCCGAGGTCTCGGGGTCCGGATCCGGCGGGCGCATAACGCGCGAGGACGTGGAGCGCCTGATCCGACAGCAGGGCGCGACCTCGGCCCCCGAGAAGCCCGCCGAGCCCGAGCAAGACGGCAAGGCGCAGCAGCCCGCCCCTCAGCCCGCGGCCCAGAACGGCCGGGCCGACCTCGAAGAGAGGGTCCGCGTCTCGCGCCGCCGCCAGACCATCGCCCAGCGGCTGGTCGAGTCCCAGCAGACCGCCGCGATGCTCACCACCTTCAACGAGGTGGACATGTCGGCGGTCATGGCCCTGCGCAAGCGGCGCAAGGAGTCCTTCCAGGAGCGTACCGGCGCCCGCCTCGGTTTCATGAGCTTCTTCGCCAAGGCCGCCATCGGCGCCCTGAAGGCCTATCCCAAGGTCAACGCCGAGCTTCAGGGCAACGAGCTCGTCCTCAAGCACTACTACGACCTCGGGGTCGCCGTCTCGACCGACGAGGGGCTCGTCGTCCCCGTCGTGCGCGACGCCGACCGCAAGAGCTTCGCCGAGATAGAAGGCGGAATAGCAGATTTGGCTGTCAAGGCCCGCGAGGGCAAGCTCAAGCTGGAGGACCTCACCGGGGGGACGTTCACCATCACCAACGGCGGCATCTTCGGGAGCCTGCTCTCTACCCCGATCCTCACCATGCCGCAAGTCGCGATACTCGGGATGCACAAGATCCAGGAGCGCCCGATGGTCGTCGACGGCGAGGTCCAGGTCCGCCCGATGATGTACCTCGCCCTCTCCTACGACCACCGCGTCATAGACGGCGCGGAAGCGGTTGGCTTCCTGGTGCGCATCAAGGAACTCATAGAAGACCCGGAGTCGCTGCTGCTGGAGGGGTAG